The following are from one region of the Stigmatella ashevillena genome:
- a CDS encoding sigma 54-interacting transcriptional regulator, with the protein MASLSVRTPDGKVRAVSLLKRITSIGRGPDNDIPLDDPSVPDSALHVLFDGSRYQVGSLGASFQINGKKRDSHVLASQDVIRVGQTELTFSRDAAAPRPTPAPAAITVEENPDSHTAELPGVPGRELAMLRRLTTFSERLLGSYDLDRILESLMDEAIEVTRADKGFLILLESNEPRVKVARNLSRENIEDAVEKLSDSIIAKVVKEQKPLILADAIDAPEFKASESVVNLKVHSVMCVPLMHKASLFGLIYVGNDRLVNRFEPKSLDMLTIFAAQASLILHNALLVNELKLDNTELRKKLEDQRYGDIVGACQGMKEVYKRIDKIALTDISVLITGETGTGKELIAREIHRHSPRAKGPFITINCGAIPENLLESELFGHVKGAFTGAVVTRPGKFQAAIGGTLFLDEIGEMPLQLQVKLLRALQEKVVYKVGDNRGEPVDIRVVAATNKVLEEEVKRNTFREDLYYRLNVVTLKLPPLRERGEDVQVLGRFFLQKYSKEFNSKVRGFTPAATVAMKKYAWPGNIRELENRIKKASVLADKPLLGPDDLDLKPENLEPIMPLLQAKEEFQKRYINEVLARNNGNRTKTAKDLGVDPRTIFRHLEKMEAEKSGRPLPPEEEEF; encoded by the coding sequence CCGGGGGCCCGACAATGACATCCCGCTCGACGATCCGTCCGTGCCGGACAGTGCCCTGCACGTGCTCTTCGACGGCAGTCGCTACCAGGTGGGCAGCCTCGGCGCCTCCTTCCAGATCAACGGCAAGAAGCGCGACTCGCACGTGCTGGCCTCCCAGGACGTCATCCGCGTGGGCCAGACGGAGCTGACCTTCTCGCGCGACGCCGCCGCCCCGCGCCCCACGCCCGCGCCCGCCGCCATCACGGTGGAGGAGAACCCCGACTCGCACACCGCGGAGCTGCCCGGCGTGCCCGGACGCGAGCTGGCGATGCTGCGAAGGCTCACCACCTTCAGCGAGCGACTGCTGGGCAGCTACGATCTGGACCGGATCCTCGAGAGCCTCATGGACGAGGCCATCGAGGTGACGCGCGCCGACAAGGGCTTTCTCATCCTGCTGGAGAGCAACGAGCCCCGCGTGAAGGTGGCGCGCAACCTCTCCCGGGAGAACATCGAGGATGCGGTGGAGAAGCTGTCCGACTCCATCATCGCCAAGGTGGTGAAGGAGCAGAAGCCGCTCATCCTCGCCGATGCCATCGATGCGCCCGAGTTCAAAGCCAGCGAGTCGGTGGTGAACCTCAAGGTCCACTCCGTCATGTGCGTGCCGCTGATGCACAAGGCGAGCCTGTTCGGCCTCATCTACGTGGGCAATGACCGGCTGGTGAACCGCTTCGAGCCCAAGAGCCTGGACATGCTCACCATCTTCGCGGCGCAGGCGTCGCTCATCCTGCACAACGCGCTGTTGGTCAACGAGCTGAAGCTGGACAACACCGAGCTGCGCAAGAAGCTGGAGGACCAGCGCTACGGCGACATCGTCGGGGCCTGCCAGGGCATGAAGGAGGTGTACAAGCGCATCGACAAGATCGCCCTCACGGACATCTCCGTCCTCATCACCGGCGAGACGGGCACGGGCAAGGAGCTGATCGCCCGGGAGATCCACCGCCACTCGCCGCGCGCCAAGGGCCCCTTCATCACCATCAACTGCGGCGCCATCCCGGAGAACCTCCTCGAGAGCGAGCTGTTCGGCCACGTGAAGGGCGCCTTCACGGGCGCGGTGGTCACCCGGCCCGGCAAGTTCCAGGCGGCCATCGGGGGCACGCTCTTTCTGGATGAGATCGGCGAGATGCCGTTGCAGCTCCAGGTGAAGCTCTTGCGCGCGCTCCAGGAGAAGGTCGTCTACAAGGTCGGCGACAACCGGGGCGAGCCCGTGGACATCCGCGTCGTGGCCGCGACGAACAAGGTCCTCGAGGAGGAGGTGAAGCGCAACACCTTCCGGGAGGATCTCTACTACCGCCTCAATGTCGTCACCTTGAAGCTGCCCCCCCTGCGCGAGCGCGGCGAGGACGTGCAGGTGCTGGGCCGCTTCTTCCTCCAGAAGTACTCCAAGGAGTTCAACTCCAAGGTCCGGGGGTTCACCCCGGCGGCCACCGTGGCCATGAAGAAGTACGCCTGGCCGGGCAACATCCGCGAGCTCGAGAACCGCATCAAGAAGGCCTCGGTGCTCGCCGACAAGCCCTTGCTGGGGCCCGATGATCTGGACCTCAAGCCGGAGAACCTGGAGCCCATCATGCCCCTGCTCCAGGCCAAGGAGGAGTTCCAGAAGCGCTACATCAACGAGGTGCTCGCCCGCAACAACGGCAACCGCACCAAGACGGCCAAGGAT